Proteins from a single region of Chengkuizengella sediminis:
- a CDS encoding ArpU family phage packaging/lysis transcriptional regulator: protein MAEQQQLNFELPEIDAELTREAVEEVLSNCLLYKTIEYQEKEANLTPAYIFKEHQSTNKKSDSTADIAIENVDEPERRRRYVAWVERAVNRLSAKERQLIIERYLKDQYIYDHHVYYGEMEISPKKYKAIRERAFYKLAFILKVEVRIEKCQ from the coding sequence ATGGCTGAACAACAACAATTAAACTTTGAATTACCAGAGATAGATGCAGAATTGACAAGGGAAGCAGTAGAGGAAGTTCTATCAAATTGCCTTTTGTACAAAACAATAGAGTATCAAGAAAAAGAAGCGAACCTTACACCTGCATATATATTCAAAGAACACCAATCAACAAATAAAAAAAGCGACTCAACAGCAGATATTGCTATAGAGAATGTAGACGAACCAGAAAGACGTAGAAGGTATGTAGCATGGGTTGAAAGGGCAGTTAATAGATTAAGTGCAAAAGAAAGGCAGCTCATCATAGAACGTTATTTAAAAGATCAGTATATATATGATCACCATGTGTACTATGGAGAAATGGAAATCAGTCCAAAGAAATATAAAGCAATAAGGGAAAGAGCATTCTATAAACTAGCATTCATTCTAAAGGTAGAGGTAAGAATTGAAAAATGCCAATGA